In bacterium, the genomic stretch AGCTGAGGACGGGGCCCTGGGGATCGTGCTGGTCAACTGCGGGGAGAGAAGCGCCGAGTGCTCGTTCGGCCTCGACCCGGCGGATTACCCCTTTGACGGCGGGTGGTCCGGCAGTTACGATCTCGTGCGGATTAATCCGGGCGGCCGCAGGACGATCTCGGAAAACAGGCCCCTGCCTGCAACGTTCCATGAGACACTGGAGCCGGGAGAAATCCGTCTGCTCGAGCTGGCCCCGCGGCGCTGAGAAATCAGCCCAGCTTGTCGATAATGCCCTGAATCAGCCGGCTGTTCTCCTGCAGCGGGTCCAGGCTCAGGCTGCGGCGCAGGTGCTCCAGGGCCCGGCCCCGGTCGCCCAGGATTGAATAGTACAGCCCGCCCAGCCGGAAATGCAGGTCGTAATCGTAGGGGTTCAGCTCGATGGCGCGCAGGAGCATAGCCTCGGCCTTACGGTATTCGCCGCGCTGGGTGCAGTCCACGGCCAGAAGGCGCAGGAGGGTGCTCTCCTCGAAGCCCTGCTTGTACAAGGCCTGCGCGGAGCGCAGCGCGGCGCCCAGATCGCCGTTCATGAAACAGACCACCGCACCGCCGTAGAGCTGGAAGAACTCGCGGGTCTGCTGCAGGCTCGAGCGCCTTTGCTCCAGGGCCTCCAGCAGCGCGGCGGCATCACCGTAATCCGGG encodes the following:
- a CDS encoding bacterial transcriptional activator domain-containing protein codes for the protein PDYGDAAALLEALEQRRSSLQQTREFFQLYGGAVVCFMNGDLGAALRSAQALYKQGFEESTLLRLLAVDCTQRGEYRKAEAMLLRAIELNPYDYDLHFRLGGLYYSILGDRGRALEHLRRSLSLDPLQENSRLIQGIIDKLG